The Solanum lycopersicum chromosome 8, SLM_r2.1 DNA segment agcaaaacataaaattatgaaaaacagTCACGGAGGCCGAAGAGAAACTaaccttcttttcttttccaacTTTTGTGAGCTCCCCTAATATGTGCTCTTTCACCTTTGAATTTTCACAGAGGGAATTAAAATCCCCTGAGAGGCTATTCTGTTTGGCCCATTTTTCAACCTGTTGTTTACTTGGATTAACAACAGCAACAAGGAAAGACTCAAAGCTGCTCCCATATACCCATACCTGAAGccaatcaagaagaaaaaactgAGAATTAGAGTGTAAAGTGGATATAACTGTGTTACTACTAGACCATATTATCTAATCCTAGAGAACCAATAATGCAGCTAGCGCTGTTCAGAGCCAATCGACCCTTCAAAAGTTTGTCAACCAAGATGAGATGCAGCATGAGCTGAAGAGGCTCAACAAATTCGACTAACTAGAGAAGATGAAGGCTTCTATCTCTATAGAACATTCAAATAATAAACAGGTTTACCGATATGCTctattctttataaaatatccGTTGTATTATGCCCAAAAACATTCTATCAAACATTTATAGTGAGCACGGCTAACCATGAACAGAGTGAAGGTTGGCCCAAAATTACATATGCATTCCATCTCattattacaaaattaattaaacattaaaGAATGAGATTTTGAAATGAATAATGCTTCTTTGTTTTAAAAGCATAGTGTTCACACAGATAGATCATAGGCAGTGAACACAGCAGATGGAAAATTTCTACCTTATTTGTTCAGAAAGTAAATTGCACTCATGAAGTCACCAAGTTACTATAGTTAAGAGGCCAATGCACCTAATTGGGATTGCTTACCGATTCAATAACAGGATTATTGCCAAATACATTCTCCAAATTTTCGACTGCAACATATTCTCCTTGTGATAGCTTGAAAATATTCTTCATGCGATCAATTATCTTCAAGCTACCATTTGGTTGCCACTCACCAATATCCCCTGACAAGATTTTTGGAGAcaagttcaataaaaaattttaacaagTGGGACAGTTATCAGTTCAAGCAATTTCTTTTTCCAGAAAAACCTGTATGGAACCATCCATCAATCAAGACTTCTTTTGTCAGATCCTCACGCTTGTAATAACCAGAAAACAGAGTGTCTCCCCTCACACATATTTCTCCACGTGGTGTGCTTGAAAGAGCATCATATTCCATTTCAGGAACGGACACCAAGCACACATCCACATTGGGCACCGGAGGACCAACCGTACCAAGCATATCAAACTGGTTAGGTAGTGATACAAATGTACCAGCACATGTTTCAGTAAGACCTAAAAGTAAAATGCTGAACCGTCAGCTTTGGCAAGAACACGCACTAGCAAATAATCAGGAACAGCAATCCAATTACTTAGGCAATATAAAGCAACCAAAGAATTTCTCatccatattttaaaaatctaaaataaaattacagtATAGACATAAAATGACAGCTAAATGTATACGTATCACAATAATTTAATCCAAAGTTGCTTATTATGTTCAAAAACGGTTTGCAAGATGAGTTATGTTCTTATGTCCAAATCTTAGCAACAAATGACTTCTCTAACCAGGACCATAAATCTACTTGGCAACCAATAACACTTCATTATTGCTTCAGAAAGTTTTGAGATTCAAACTGCACATACTACAAAGAAAACTATCAAATATAAAGTTACCCTTTtctcacaaaaaataaaaaagaaaactgCCAAATATTGACTTAGAACTTTTCAAAAAGTCTATCCAACCATATACCTTAAGTAATTTACTTAAAATTGTTTGTCACATCGAATGGTTATAAACACCATTTAAATTATTTCCTCGACTTTACAGAGGGagttaaattttatcttatatcTTTCAAAACTGGGTCTAGTCAGCCCACATGGAATGAACCCAAGACCACCCAATGTCCAACACACGTTATTCGTGCAAAACATAAAAGCCAACAATTTCTCAATACTGACAAAAGTATGCATCAAATTTCAGCTAAGTTAACATTATGCTAACAGATGAGTGCAGAGGAAATTTGAGAGGAAAGTTTAAGTTTTATATCCTAGGGAAACTAACatcacttattttaattttcaattgaaCATAACATGTTGGGTCTACGGAGAGATGATGCCAAATTCATTTATTAATACCATCTATGGTAATAAATGTAGGCTTAGAGAAGTCTCTGGTCAgttatgttgctcggactcttcataATTGTCAATGGGTGCATATTAAATTCTCTATAAGTAGTGTTGTTTTGGAGAATCCTACACAGGTGcggcatcaaaagtgaagagtcaTTGCAACATGGTCAAAACTGAGAATGAACTCATAACTTCTGCCAAGTCCCAGTACTTGCCAAATGTCAATAAATTACTCCTCATAGAATAGAAGCTACAGAAATGCCAAATCTCAGAACAATTCAAGCAGAAAGCTTAAATTACCATGCTAGATCTCTTTCTGTAAAACTACAATAAAAGCTTTTCTGCTGGATAGTTTAAAAGGTTACTTCAGCTATAGTAAACACTTGGACAGAACAACTACTGGTGTCACTTATGACTAGATTATAAACCATGAGAATAATCACATccttttacaaaaaataaaaaagcaaatAGCTTGTTGATCTTTTTTGGGATGGAGTAAGACAATAAGTTTAACACCATAGATGGAATTGATGTGAGGATTTGAATAAAATACCATATCCCTGAAGAACATGAGCACATGCTACAACTCGCAGAAAAGCTTCTACATGAGAAGAGAGGGGTGCTGCTCCAGATAATATAAGACGTACTTTTCCTCCTAGACCATCTCTTACCTAAGAAATCAGCAAAAAGCAACCAAAGTTTCATATTTAGTGGTACGACAGGAAGCAAATTTAGAAGATGTATTAGCTGCTGCAAGAGTATCGACACCACCTTACTAAAAACAACTTTGTCAGATATTGGAGATGCTTCGTGATATTTACACCCATCCTTCAAATATTGAAGTTTTCTGCGGAATTAAAAATGTAGGTAAGGTAAAGGCTCCAAAAGAAAATGCCTCAAATGAGTTCCAGTATTCATATTAAACCAAAAACTGGGACCGAATTTCTTCTCAAATATACAGAATGCAACCAATTGCACTTCTATGGAAAACcaattcaaaaatgaaaaagctTGTATTGACTCACAGAACTAATCTCTACATTTAGAAGTAGCACAGAAAGTGCTAGAATTGTATAAGAGTACAGGTATAAATTTAACAATGTGAAACACATATATTATGCCAGACAAGTAAAATAGTATTTCCAAAAATCAAAAGGGACCACCATCAGATGCATCTTTTTCCAACCATAGATACAGTGCCTTCCCTGGCAACAGATCATCATTAAGACAACTGAAGCACTTCAAAGCTCAAACACCGAGTTCAAAATACTGATGTTTGCATTgaccaaaaaaattgtcatatcTTTGAGAAATATGGAACAGAACTTACCGAGCATATGCAATATTGAACAACGTGCTTCTTAGCCGACCCCCTGAAGAAATTTTCTGTTGCAAACCTGAGAATGCTTGTGGCAATTAGTCAAATGACCAAGAATTTTAAGACTCAAGGTGCACAAAGTCAAAAGCATACTGAGAGAAAGAAGCAAATTCCACAGAGAACAACAGTAAATCCCACATCTTATTGTCTCTAACAGAAGATGATTGTATCCTTATTATTGCGTGAATAACCTTATCTAAAAGTTTAAACAGTTAGATAAAATAAGATTGTTATGTGCTTATTATATAACTACATACACTTCATTGAGTGGGGATCTGATTCTTTTTCTCAAGTCTAGCACATTGAAATTATGGTGGTGTGGCAGTGACTCAAGCTTAGGACATCGGTTTGTTCTGATTTATATTCAGATCTGAGGGAACAAGAATGGAGTGAATTGGCTTGTACCAGGcaaaataatttatagaaaGTACATGTTTCCATAGGTGTAAAATTACTAAAGAAAAATGCACTTCATATTTATGTGTTACAGTGTTACTTCTACTTGTACTAAAACCCTGAAATAGTGTCTCAATAATTCAAGCTTTTGGTAGACACCGTAGTTTCATTAATTATTCGATATTGTCTGTAAATAGCACACGCCATGAGACTTAAGCATTTATAATGTGGGTTAGCTCATCCATAATTGGAATAAACAAGTGCCAGCTTAAAGAAAATAGCTAATAAACCACGCCCATGGAAAACTCCTTAGTATCTGCTACCACTGTTTCCATACTTGTGATGGTTCCTTCTTATCCGTCGGAATCTAGGTACTATTTCTCCACTCGTGGCATCTTTCAGCTCCTTAATGTGACAGTGAATAGTTTGTATTACTTTGTAAGCCATAATACACCAACTTCTGCAAGATAATTCCAAACCTCTACAAGAGTTACTATCTGGAGCACAAGTGTTACTAAGATTCATATTTTTCATGACATCCTTCATTTCCATAAGCATAATCTACAACATAGCTTAAGTTTATGTCTTGTGCTAATGTGTGGAGATCTGTTAAGTTGTAGAAAGAACATCTAAGGATATGGCTTATTGGTCAATAAAGTTGGCGCAAGCCCTTGAACCAAAGTTTAAATCCTAGTAGAGGAGAAAGGCATTAGGTGATCTTTTCGCATCTGTCTAAATACTTCTGTTGACGGAGGTTGCATGTATCCACTGACATAGTCGAGGTGCGCAAAATGTGGCTCAGACATGATTgttatatagagaaaaaaactcttctattattaatttaatgtcTACACACTTCCTGCGTAAGTCACATCTATAGTACATGGGTACTCCAGTAGAACACAGATTTTCATTAGAAAAAGAGGTCAACATTAGTGATTGGATGGAAAAGTTTGAAACTTTATATGAATCAATTGTACGGGAGGGTAAGATATTACCTGAATATATTCTGTCTAATACCCGAGGTACCGCACAGAAGACAGTTGGTTTCAGCTCTCCAAGGTCTTCAGTTAGTAATTTGACATCCTGCAAACATGATAAGAAATGCATAAGATAAGCTCTTACAACATTTCATGAAAGATTTGGAAATCTTACCCCTCGCCAAAATCCTATTGAGGCGCCATGTCTAATGAAACATTCTTCAATCGCCCGATCAAAGATATGTGCCAAGGGGAGATATGAGAGATATACATCACTCATTGTCAGCTGCAATACAAAGGTTAGATAAAacttaaagacatttttttaagcaaaagtaaaactcTCAGTATGCTTTACCAAAACACATGcaattaaaaaagaagatatatCTCACCGCCTCATTTACACTCTCAAGAAACCGCTTCACTCCAGCTATAAGAGTAACAATGCTATTATTTGAGATCATCACACCCTTGGGTTCTCCGGTTGTTCCACTGGTATACATTATTGTACAGATATCAGTCTTCTCCTTCAGTGGAAGATCATACTGATTTTTGCTTCCCTGCACATATTGAGAAGTGTGATGTTAGCTTAAAGAATAATCAAGGTTATATAAGTATGTGATGTCCAAAAAAAATGTAGGGGAGTGGTGCATCAATCATTATATTCCCAGTGAATGAACTTCTTGTTGCCTAAaaagttttaagaaaaacaatcaTTTCTTTGTCCATAGTTTGTGTCTAAGCCCCCTACTCATTTATTGAACAAATTCTCTATATAGGCCAACCATATGGCAGTACTAGGAAGTGTGGAACTAGACTTCAACCCAGAACCTGTGCCTTAGTAATAACATACTCTCTCTATTTCAGTTTATCTCTCTATTTCAGTTTAtttgtcttgcttttcctttttcctttttagtctgtttcaaaaagaatccCAGTTTCTATATTTAATTACTCTTTACCCCCAATATCTAACCCGACATATTTAAGGCCACAACATTCAAaagacattttggtacattgcattaagaccacaagattcaaaaatcttctttattttctagaCTTTGTACTGCGTCGaatgaagaaaaacaaattgaaacagaaGGAGTAATTAATTTCCTATCCTCCAACTCATAGGGGACTATTTCTTCACATATTTTTCTATGATCCAGTGCACAGCCAAACATGAATATTTTGATAGTAAATGAAATTGATGAGTCAACTGGATGACTAACAAGCATGCACAAACAAAAATCACCCAAACTTCTTGGTGAAATTTCTGCAGAAACTTGAAAAGATAATGATGAGAAGGGGAACCCGCAGCCAcctaccctttgggtgcgcacagggtaTAAAACCCGCTCCTTGCAATAACTCgtaaaccacataggagaggtaacccgcaccAGGCAAGCCGGTGCGAtgagctcgacccagaaggcaaaccctttgctttcgctggcaaggggttCGAACTcaagacctccaacatggaagtcccaagctcaaaccGTTGGGCCACCCTGAAGGGTTCTTCAGAAGCATGAAAATTGTGAAGCTAGAACCTGATATCTAACTAGCTTTTCATAAGTCCCTAGTCTTATCCGATTAATAGAAGCATAATTCACCAGTTGGAAGGAACGCAGAAAAACAAATTGAACATAGAATAAGAGATCATCCAGAGCAAGTGTTATACCAAGGCAATCTGAATGAACCATAAGA contains these protein-coding regions:
- the LOC101259176 gene encoding long chain acyl-CoA synthetase 4-like isoform X1 — its product is MAEKFIIEVEPAKPAKDGKPSVGPVYRSKFAKDGFPPPIEGLNSCWDIFRLSVEKYPNNRMLGHRKIVDGKPGKYVWKTYKEVYDIVIKVGNSIRNCGVEKGGKCGIFGANCAEWIISMEACNAHGLYCVPLYDTLGAGAVEFIISHAEVAIAFVEEKKVPELLKTFPNAAKYLKTVVSFGEVTPQQKEEIEKFGVSLYSWDEFLQVGSKNQYDLPLKEKTDICTIMYTSGTTGEPKGVMISNNSIVTLIAGVKRFLESVNEALTMSDVYLSYLPLAHIFDRAIEECFIRHGASIGFWRGDVKLLTEDLGELKPTVFCAVPRVLDRIYSGLQQKISSGGRLRSTLFNIAYARKLQYLKDGCKYHEASPISDKVVFSKVRDGLGGKVRLILSGAAPLSSHVEAFLRVVACAHVLQGYGLTETCAGTFVSLPNQFDMLGTVGPPVPNVDVCLVSVPEMEYDALSSTPRGEICVRGDTLFSGYYKREDLTKEVLIDGWFHTGDIGEWQPNGSLKIIDRMKNIFKLSQGEYVAVENLENVFGNNPVIESVWVYGSSFESFLVAVVNPSKQQVEKWAKQNSLSGDFNSLCENSKVKEHILGELTKVGKEKKLKGFEFIKALHLDPVPFDMERDLLTPTFKKKRPQLLKYYKDVIDTMYKDAK
- the LOC101259176 gene encoding long chain acyl-CoA synthetase 4-like isoform X2, which translates into the protein MEACNAHGLYCVPLYDTLGAGAVEFIISHAEVAIAFVEEKKVPELLKTFPNAAKYLKTVVSFGEVTPQQKEEIEKFGVSLYSWDEFLQVGSKNQYDLPLKEKTDICTIMYTSGTTGEPKGVMISNNSIVTLIAGVKRFLESVNEALTMSDVYLSYLPLAHIFDRAIEECFIRHGASIGFWRGDVKLLTEDLGELKPTVFCAVPRVLDRIYSGLQQKISSGGRLRSTLFNIAYARKLQYLKDGCKYHEASPISDKVVFSKVRDGLGGKVRLILSGAAPLSSHVEAFLRVVACAHVLQGYGLTETCAGTFVSLPNQFDMLGTVGPPVPNVDVCLVSVPEMEYDALSSTPRGEICVRGDTLFSGYYKREDLTKEVLIDGWFHTGDIGEWQPNGSLKIIDRMKNIFKLSQGEYVAVENLENVFGNNPVIESVWVYGSSFESFLVAVVNPSKQQVEKWAKQNSLSGDFNSLCENSKVKEHILGELTKVGKEKKLKGFEFIKALHLDPVPFDMERDLLTPTFKKKRPQLLKYYKDVIDTMYKDAK